CGCTTCATTGTTTCTCAAAGTCAGGGTGCCTCCCATGATCCGAAGCGATACCGGATCTTTCAACGGGGCCCGCCCCTGAATCCGGATATCCTTTCCCGGAATCAGGCCCATGTCCCGGATCCGCCGGCCCAGTTCTCCCCTGGCTCTGACGCTGACAACGGTACCCGTCTGATTCACCTGCATCTGCCGCAATGAAATGCCTTCCATCATGTCTTCTCCTTTTGCTGAATCATTCAAATGGCTAAGTTTTATATGCCTAACATTGAATATTGTCAATAACAAACATGATGATTATGAATTTTTTTTTAATTGACTTACTATATCATCAGGCGTTAAAAAAAACAGGACCCCAACATGGAGGAAGACATGGAAAAGACAGTTCCGCTTTCCGAAAATATCGAAGATTACCTGGAAACCATACTGGCGCTGCAAACGCAAAACACAGTGGCCCGATCCAAAGACATTGCCGAAAAACTGGATATCAAACGGGGATCGGTCACAGGCATGCTCAAAAAACTGGCAGCCAGAAAACTGATTAACTATGAGCCGTATGGATATGTAACACTGACCCCGGAAGGAGAAAAAATCGCAAAAAAGATTGAATACCGCCATATGGTACTCAAGGATTTTTTATTCAGGATACTGGAAGTGGATGAAGCACGTGCCGATGAGACCGCCTGCCGCATGGAACATGCCATGGACAGTCAGTCTTTCAAAAAATTTGTGGCATTTATCGCCACGCTGGATGCCTGTCCCTACCGGAAACAGGGCATCGATTGAATAAAAAGAATCTTACCACCGATTTTCAGACCAGATCACCGTGGCGGTCAGGCCTTGCTGTATGCGGCTGATCCGGCCGTCTGTCTGGATGGTTTCCAGATAGGACTGAATGATCCGCCTTAATTTTGTCTCAGGGACGGAACCGGCCTTCTGGAAAAATGCCGTCTGGTTCTGAATTTCCTGACCTAAGGTGGCGGTCTGGTTCCATTCCATTTTGTCGAACCAGATATCTGGAAAATATTTCATGGCAATCAACAGATTGAATTTATAAAGAATGGATTGGGGCCGGTCGTCCAGGGGGCGATCCATGATTTTTTCCCACAGCGCCGCCATGACGGGATCCGGTTTCTTGTCCGCCCACCCCCGGATGGCAAATCCTTTTTTGCCGCAGGCCATCATTTTAAAAAACGACCGGGAGGTTGACAACGCCGGTGCCATGAATCCCGTGACCAGATCGAACCGGTTTTCCCACTTATTTTTATGGATATCCACCCCATGCCAGTCGTCACAGCGCAAATGGATCCGGTCCTTCAGATGCGGCGGTATGGCCTGCTCGAACCGGTCCAGCATGGCACTTGAAAAATCCAGGGCCGTGACTTTAGCCCCGGTTTCAGCCAGACCCAGGGCCAAATCCCCGGTGCCGCATCCGATGTCCAGCACGGTCATGCCTTCAGACAGCAGGCCGGCCTCCCGGAACCGGGCCAGGGCTTTATCCGTTTTCCGGTTTTCTTTTTCCTGCCTTCCCTTGTTGTAAGTGGCGGCGGCCCTGTCCCAGTATTCCGGTGTGGCAAACCCTTTATGCACGGCATAGGTGTCATCGGATTTAATTTTTTCCCATTCGTGGATCCAGAAATCAGGGGTAAAAATATTGTCCATGTCTCATTTCCTTTACACCCGGTTAAAGGCGTTTTTTTATCTCTGCATTTTTTTTGCCGGGAAACACGCACACATCAAACAAAGGGCACTGGTCACACTTGGGTTTTCTGGCATCACAGATGTCTCTGCCAAAATAGATGAACTGCAAAGACAGGTCACTCCAGGCTGATTCCGGAATGGTTTTCATGAGATCAAATTCCACTTTGACCGGATCCCGGGACCGGGTCAACCCCAAACGGCCGGATATGCGCAGCACATGGGTATCCACCACAATGGCCGGATGCCCGAACGCCGCCGATCTTACCACATTGGCGGTCTTTCGCCCCACACCGGGCAGTTTCACTAAAAGATCCAGGTCATCTGGCACCTGGCCGTCATGGCGGTCCAGCAGGGCCTGGGCGCACGCCTTGATATTTTTGGCCTTGTTGTTGTAAAACCCCGTGGAATAGATAATTTTTTTGATGTCAGTCAAATTGGCTGCGGCCAGAACGGCGGGATCGGGAAACCGCGCAAACAGATGCCGGGTCACCTGATTGACCTGGCGGTCGGTGCACTGGGCCGACAAAATAGTGGCGGTCAGCAGTTGAAACGGGGTCTGATGCACCAGTTGGGTCTTGACATCCGGGTACCGGTTTTTTAATGTGCGGAGCAAAAATTGGATATCCACGTTTTTCATGAAAGTTATTTATATATGAGTGACAGAAAAAGCACAAGCCCTGTCCGGGCGTTGGGGCTGTGTTCCGGTGGGCTGGACAGCATGCTGTCCGGCGTTATACTTAAAAATCAAGGCATCCATGTGACCTGGATCAGTTTTGAAACCCCGTTTTTCTCATCAAAAAAAGCGCAAAAAGCGTCCGCCATCTGTGACATCCCTTTGATCACCAAAGACATTACCGGGCCTTATCTGAAAATGATGGAAGCCCCCAAAGCGGGGTTTGGAAAAAACATGAATCCGTGCATGGACTGTCATGCACTCATGTTTGAAACCGCCGGCCGGCTCATGCAGAAAATGGCATTTGATTTTCTGTTCAGCGGAGAAGTCGTGGGCCAGCGGCCCAAATCCCAGACCAAAAACGCCCTGCAATACGTGGAGAAAAACAGCCGGTTCAAAGGGTTTATATTGCGGCCTTTAAGTGCCCGGTGTCTGCCGGAAACGCCCATGGAAATCCAGGGCCTGGTGGACCGAACACAACTTTTGGGCATTAACGGCCGGTCCCGGAAACAGCAGATCGCGCTGGCCCGGCAACTGGGGATTATTGAATACCCGGCCCCGGCCGGCGGGTGCCTGCTCACGGACCCGGGGTTTTCCACCCGGCTCAAAGATCTGTTCGATGTTCAGAAAACAAAAGAGATCCGGCACATTCACCTGCTCAAATACGGCCGCCATTTTCGCCTGACCGATACCTGCAAACTGGTGATCGGACGATCAGAAACAGACAATGAACAGATCATGGCCTGGTATGACCCCACGGCAGATGTGCAATTCAACCATGCATGGCTGCCGGGTCCCACCGCCCTTCTAACGGGGCGGTTCGGAAAAGCGGAGATTGAAAAGGCCGCTGCCATGGCAGCGGCCTATACCAAAGCGCCTGAAAATGAACCCACACAAGTCCGGGTGACCATCGGTCCCGAACAGACCCTGATCACCGTGGTGCCTTTAAAGCCGTCAAAACTGGGGTCCCGATTGATCGGATCCTTAGTCAAGGATCAATAATAGATCATTTTTTCCCAGAATTCCTTTTCATCCTTATCCCAGTCCTTGCCGAACTTTCTTTCACAAAAGGATGCCAGACGTTTATACCAGCTGGTCCAGGGATTTTTTCCCTCTTTTCTGGCTTTCAGAACATCCAGCAGAAACGTTTCAATATTGATCATCTCTTCTTTGGGAATATAGGAGCAGGCCCCGCCCAGATAGGATTTTTTAATATTATCCGGGCTTAAGGCATGGGCCGTGAGCATCACGGTGACAATCTCTTTTTTATTGGCCGTTTCCAGCAGCTGGTATCCGTCCACACCCATGATATCGAGTATGGCAATATCAAATGTCTGCTCTTTTAACAGCTGATCGGCTTGTTCAAACGACTGGGCCCGGGTCACGGTAGCCATGTCCAGCAGTTCTTCCAGAGAATCCAGCACATCAGGCTCATCATCCACAATCAGAATTCTTTTGTTTTCCAAACTGATATCAGTCATGATTTTTTCCATTCATATTTACGGGTTTGAGATAATTTTTTTTAAGGGATTTAACATAAATGTCAACCCAATGGATTAAAATAAGGCTTTTTTAGTCGATTTCAATCCCTTTATTCTTTTGCTGTGCCTGGAGCTGTCCACAGGCGGCCAGAATATCGGCTCCTTTGCTTTTCCTTACAATGGCGGTCATATTTTTATCCAGCAGTAACTGCAAAAATGTTTTAACGGTTTCCGGATCCGGTGCTTTCAAACGGGTTCCCGGATGCGGGTTGAATGCAATGAGATTGACCTTGGCCCGCACCGGGAACAAAAGCCGGACCAGTTGACCGGCATGGGCCGGCGAATCGTTCACGCCTTTGATCAGGATATATTCAAAGGTGATCTTGTTTCTGGGCTTCATGGTGAACTGTTGACACGCGGTTAAAAGCCGTGTCATGGGATAGGTGTTGTTGACCGGCATCAGCCAGGACCGGGTTTCATCATCCGTGGCATTGAGGGAAACCGCCAGATTCACGGCGCACGCCTTTCCCAGCTCCAGGATTTCAGGCACCAGGCCGCAGGTGGACACCGTGACCCGCCTCGGGGAAAATTTCAATCCGAAATCCGTATCCGTGATCACGGCAATGGCCTGGATCACCTGATCATAATTGGCCAGGGGTTCACCCATGCCCATGAACACGACATTGGACAGTTTCTGGGGATCCATGTTTCTGTGTGCAAGAAACATCCGCACGGTCCGGACCTGGGCAATGATCTCCCCGGCGGTCAGGTTTCTTTTCCATCCCCCTTTGGCCGTCAGACAGAACCGGCAGTTCATGGCACATCCCACCTGGGAGGACACACACAGGGTAAAATGATCTTTTTCCGGTATAAGCACGGATTCGATATGGGCCCCGTCCGTCAGCTGAAACAGATATTTTTCCGTGGTGTCCGCAGACACCTGTGTGTCCGCCAGAGTCAGGCAGTCAAAATAAAAATGATCGGCCAGCAGGGCCCTCAGATCTTTGCCCAGATCGGTCATCTGGTCAAAATCATCCACCAGTTTCAGGTACAGCCATTTGAAAATCTGACCGGATCGAAACGGCCGGACCCCTTTTTTTTCAAGCCATCGGGAAAGATCTTCCCGGGTATAGTTCAATAAATTTTCCATTCTTATTCCTGTGGATCCAACTGGATTATTTCCTTGACATATCACGGTTTATGGACTAAATTCAATGATTTGATTTGATATTGGGATGAAGGTCTTTTTATGTTTGAAAATTTGAGTGACAGGCTTGATTCGGTCTTTAAGAAGCTGAAAGGCCACGGCACCCTGAATGAGAAGAATATTGAAGAAGGTCTCAAACAGGTAAGAATGGCACTTCTTGAGGCGGATGTCAATTATAAGGTTGCAAAAAATGTCATTTCAGATATAAAGACCCGGGCACTTGGCCAGGAGGTCATGGAAAGTCTGACACCGGGTCAGCAGGTCATCAAGATCGTGTATGACGAGTTCACCCGGATGATGGGATCAAAACACCAAGCCCTGGATCTGGGCACGGGTTCTTCCGGGTCCATTATGCTGGTGGGACTTCAGGGGTCGGGTAAAACCACGACTGCCGGCAAGCTGGGTCTTTATCTGCGCAAGCAGGGAAGAACCCCGTTTCTGGTACCCGTGGATGTGTACCGGCCGGCAGCCATTGACCAGCTGAAAAAAATCGGGACCCAGCTGGATCTGCCCGTGTTTGACAGCACCCCGGACATGAAACCGCTCAAGATCTGCCAGGACGCCCAGATAGCGGCCAGAGAACAGGGCTGCGACACCCTGGTGTATGACACGGCCGGACGTCTGCACATGGATGACACCCTGATGGCGGAACTGGAAACCCTGAAAAAAGGGGTGAGTCCATCGGAAATACTTCTGGTGGCCGATGCCATGACCGGTCAGGATGCCGTGAATATTGCCGGCTCCTTTGACCAGCGCCTGGACCTCACCGGGGTGGTTCTGACCAAAATGGATGGAGATGCCAGAGGCGGAGCGGCATTGTCCATCAAGGCCGTGACCGGCAAACCGCTGAAATTCATCGGTGTGGGAGAAAAATTCACCGGCCTGGAACCGTTTCACCCGGACCGGATGGCCTCTAAAATTTTAGGGATGGGAGACACCCTTTCTTTTATCGAGCGGGCCCAGGAGGCCGTGGATGAAAAGGAAGCCAAAACCCTTGAAAAAAAACTGCGGCAGAACGCCTTTACCCTGGAAGATTTCAGAGACCAGATGAAAACCGTCCGGAAAATGGGATCGGTCAAGGACATTTTAGGCATGTTGCCGGGAATGAACAAAAAACAGCTCAAAGGGTTGAATATTGATGAAAAGGAATTTGTGAAAATCGAAGCCATCATCAATTCCATGACTCCGGAAGAAAGGGAAAAATATGCCATTATCAAGGCCTCCCGGAAAAAACGGATCGCCTTTGGCTCCGGGACCACGGTTCAGGATGTCAACAAGCTGTTGAAAAGCTACACCCAGTCCATGAAAATGATCAAGAAGTTCAATAAAGGCGGCATGCGCTCATTGAAAAACATGCTGCCGTTTTAAGGAGAAAACAACTTATGTCCGTTAGAATCAGATTGACCCGCAAGGGTACCAAGAAAAAACCGTTTTACAGAATCGTGGCCGCAGACATTGAAGCCCCCAGAGACGGCCGGTTTCTGGAAACTTTAGGAACTTACAACCCCATGACCGAACCGGCCGACATCGTGCTCAAGCAGGACCGGATCCAGTACTGGCTGGACCAGGGTGCCACTCCCTCCACCACGGTGACGAGCCTTTTGAAAAAACAGGCGGCCGCGCCCGAACCGGCTGCAACGGCCTGAACCTGTTCTTTATTGACACATCCGGATGCTTACCCCTTTGACGCAGCAAGGAGATGGACACATGAAAGAGCTGATTGAATACATTGCCAAAGCACTGGTGGATGACCCCGACCAGGTCCATGTTTCAGAGGTTGTCGGAGATCAGACATCGGTTCTGGAACTTAAAGTCGCCAAAGAGGATCTGGGAAAGGTGATCGGAAAACAAGGCAGATCGGCCCGGGCCATGCGAACCATTTTAAGTGCGGCATCCACCAAAATGAAAAAAAGAACCGTTCTGGAAATCATTGAATAATGGCGGCTCCGTGACTGGAAAAGTCTCTTCAGACACCGGTTTTCTTTCGCTGCTGGTCATGGGCGAAATTACCGGCGCCCATGGGCTGGAAGGCAATATCAAGGTCCGGTCATTTGCCCAGGCACCGGATCTTTTTGCCCCGGGAAGCCGGGTGTTTGTGTCATCAGGAACCCGGGCGGATGCGCAGCCGTTTGTGATTGATCATTGCGTTTCTTATAAAAAAGGACTGCTCATGCGGCTGGCCGGAATTAAAGACCGGGACATGGCAGATGCGCTGATGGGAAAACAGATTCTGGTACCGCGCAGCCGGCTGCCGGAACCGGAAGAAAACGCCTGGTACTGGGAGGATCTGTACGGTCTGACCGTGACCGATGAGGTATCCGGTGATTTAGGGACCATTGACACTATTTTTTCCACCGGAGCCCATGATATTCTGGTGGTGAAAAACAAGGACCGGGAACTGCTGATTCCCATGCACCGGCAGTTTGTCATGTCAGTGGACATTGAAAACGCCCGGGTGGTCACCCGGTTGCCGGAAGGATATGATACAGGCCTGTGATGGACTTTACGGTGTTAACTTTGTTTCCGGAGCTGGTGCAGGCGTTTTTTGATCACGGCATGATCGGCCGGGCCATCCGCCAGGAGCTGATCACCGGCAGGACCATCCAGATCCGGGATTTTGCCACGGACCGGCATCACACCGTGGATGACCGACCCTATGGCGGCGGATTCGGCATGATCATGAAACCCGAACCCTTGGCAGATGCCATTGCGCTGGCAAAAAAACAAGCACCTGATGCCCAGGTGGTGCTCATGACGCCCCAGGGAGAACCGTTCCACCAGCAGGCGGCCCTGGAAATGGCAGACAGTGACACGGCCCTGATTTTTGTATGCGGCCGGTACGAGGGGATTGATGAACGGATCATCACCCGGTTTGTGGACAAAGAGATTTCGGTGGGAGATTATGTCATGACCGGCGGAGAACTGGCCAGCATGGTGGTCATGGATGCCGTCTCCCGGTTGATCCCCGGGGTTCTGGGAAAAGAAGGGTCCTTTATATCGGATTCTTTCATGGACCACCGACTGGAACACGCCCAGTATACCCGGCCGGAGCAATTCATGGGAGACCCGGTGCCTGATGTACTCCTGTCCGGGGACCATGGACGGATTCAGAAGTGGCGGACCCGGTCATCTTTGGCCCGGACATTTGTCCGGCGGCCGGATCTTCTGGCAGCTCATCCACCGGATCCGGAGGAAAAGGCGTTGCTTATGCAATGGCACAACGATCTGGAAGCATTGCTTTATCCCCATTAACCTGTCATGGAAACTGTTCTATGGACAACCTGTATATTGCCCTGGTCCATTATCCGGTGGTGAACAAAAAAAACAAAACCATTGGATCCGCCTTGACCACCATCGATATGCATGATATTGCCAGGGCATCCATGACCTTTGGCGTCAAAAGGGTGTATGTGATCACCCCTTTTCAGGACCAGGCAGACCTGGCCCATGAAGTGATCCGGCACTGGACCCAGGGGGCAGGATCCCGGTTGAACCCTTCCCGGAAACAAGCCCTGGAACTGATCCGGGTGGCAGACACATTTGAAGCGGCCGTCCAGCAGATTCAGGCGGAACACAACCGGCCGGTGGTCACCATTGCCACCAGCGCCCGGATGAACCAAAAAACGATTTCACCCCATGCCTTGAAACAGAAACAGCGGTCAGATACCCCATGTTTGCTGATTTTCGGGACTGCATGGGGATTGGCGGATGAACTGATAAACCAATGCGACATGCAGCTGGACCCCATCACAGGTCCGGGGGATTACAACCACCTGTCGGTCCGATCAGCAGCATCCATTTACTTAGACAGACTGATGAACGGCTGATTTTTAAGATATCAGACAGCAACCAGGAGGAAACATGAGCAACGTAATAGAAAAATTGGAAAAAGAACAGATGCGCCTGGATATTCCGAAATTCGATTCAGGAGATACCATCAAGGTGCATGTGAAAATCAGGGAAGGGGACAAAGAACGGATCCAGATGTTCCAGGGTGTGGTGATCAAAAAGACCAACGGAATGGCCGGTGCCCGGTTCACCGTGAGAAAGATTTCCAACGGCATCGGCGTGGAGCGTATTTTTCCGCTGCATTCCCCGATCATCGATCAAATCGAAGTGGTGACCAAAGGGCGGGTCCGCCGTTCAAAACTGTATTACCTGCGCAATCTGCGGGGAAAAGCGGCCAGGATCAAAGAAAAACGCTTTGCATAATGCCGGTTTCATGTGGCAGATCGAACAGACGATCCGGCAAAAAGGATTTCAACGGATTGCAGGTATTGACGAGGCCGGCAGGGGACCCCTTGCCGGCCCTGTCGTGTCTGCGGCCGTCATCCTTCCTGCGGATTTCTCCTGCCCGGGCATTACGGATTCCAAAAAACTGTCGGAAAAAAAGCGATGCCGGTTTTTCCCGATAATCATGTCCCATGCCGTGGCGGTTGGCGTGGGATTATGCGACCACAAAGAAATCGATGCCACCAATATCCTGGCGGCAGCACTGGCTTCCATGAAGCGGGCCGTTGCCAATCTGGACACTCCCCCGGATTATCTGCTGGTGGACGGCAAATTTCCTCTGGCCATGGATATTTCCCAGCAGGCAGTGGTCAGGGGAGACAGCAAAAGTATCTCCATTGCGGCGGCGTCCATCATTGCCAAAGTGACCCGGGACCGGATCATGGCCACCCTTCACCAGACTTTTCCTGAGTACCTTTTTATCCGGCACAAGGGATATCCCACAGCCGCACACAAACAGGCCATTCAAATCCACGGTCCCTGCCCGGTTCACCGCAAAACCTTTAAAGGAGTCTTGCAGGCATGACCCAATATCGAAAGCAACTGGGCCGATCCGGAGAACAGGAGGCGGTCAGACATTTGATCGAATCCGGATACACCATTGTGGAAACCAATTATACCACCCGGTTTGCTGAAATCGATATCATTGCCGCCACCCAGGACTGCCTGGTGTTTGTGGAAGTAAAAGCCCGTACCAGTTTAAAAAAAGGACTGCCAAAAGAAGCGGTACATGCTGCCAAGCAGCACAAAATCATTCAGGCAGCCCGGCAGTTTTTGAAAACCCAGCCTTCGACCGCGTGGCGTCACATTCGATTCGATGTGATGGAAATTTTTTTTGAACCCGCCCAAACCCGCATCAACCATATCCCCCATGCATTCCATATTGGATAACACGCCGGATACCAGCGGCACCCTGTTTGTGGTGGCCACGCCTTTGGGAAATCTGGAGGATATGACATTTCGGGCAGTCAGAATTTTAAAGGAAGCCGCATTGATTGCTGCCGAAGACACCCGGCATTCCAGAAAGCTGCTTTCCCATTACAACATCACCACACCGGTGATCTCCTGCCATGAGCACAACGAAGCCCGGGTTGCGGAAAAACTCATTTTGCTGTTACAGCAAAAAAAAAATATTGCTTTGATCACGGATGCCGGCACACCCTGCATCTCCGATCCCGGATACCGTCTGGTGTCTGCAGTGTTACCCCATGATATTCCCGTTGTACCGATTCCCGGATGCTGTGCCGTTGCGGCCGGGCTCAGCGTGGCCGGTTTGCCCACGGACCGGTTTCTGTTTGCCGGATTTCTGCCCAGAAAAGTCTCCCACCAGGAACAGGCCATCCAGGCATTGGCGGATCAGCCGGCCACTCTGGTCTTTTATGAATCCCCAAAGCGCATCCGACCCCTTGCTGAAAGGCTCATGGCCATTTTGGGCGACCGGCAGGCCTGTCTGGCCAGAGAGATTACCAAACTGCATGAAACCTTTATCCGGGGTCCGCTTTCAAGTATCATTGCCCGTCTGGATCCGCACATACCGCCCAAAGGGGAATGCACGTTATTTGTGACCGGGGCAAAAGCGCCGGAAAAGCTCTCATCTCGGGATCTGGAATCTTTAATCCAAGACCGGATGGCTGTTTCACAGCAATCAACGGCGGATCTGGCCAAAGAGATTTCACAGCAATTTCATGTGTCCAAAAAGCAGGTCTATGACACGATTTTAAAATTTAAACCTTGAATTTCAAAATTTAAATCAGGACAAATCATATGAGCCTTGAACTTTGTTATGTCATTATCGGTATTTTACTGTTGTTTGCATTTTTTGATCTCATGATCGGGGTGAGCAATGATGCCGTCAATTTTCTGAACTCTTCCATTGGCTCCAAAGCCGCGCCTTTTGTGATCATCATGTTGGTGGCCAGCTTAGGGATTCTGGCAGGGGTAACGTTTTCAGGCGGTATGATGGAAGTGGCCAGAAAAGGCATCTTTCATCCCCAGTTTTTTACCATGCCCGAACTTCTGGTAATCTTTTTGGCCGTCATGATCACCGATATTTTACTGCTGGATCTGTTTAATACCTATGGACTGCCCACATCCACCACGGTCTCCATTGTATTCGAGCTGCTGGGTGCGGCAGTGGCCCTCTCGGTTATCAAACTGCTGTACACCGCCGGCAGCACCATGGCGCTGTGGGATTATATCAACACGGCCAAAGCCATGGCCATCGTGGGCGGTATTCTTTTATCCATTGTCATATCCTTTTTCTCCGGTGCCATTGTCCAGTTCATCTCCCGGCTTATCTTCACCTTTGATTATCAGAAACGGCTGAAACGCTATGGTGCGGTATGGGGAAGTGTGGCCATGACGGCCATCACCTTTTTTATCCTCATCAAAGGGGCCAAAGGGGCCACCTTTATGACGGAACCCACCCTGATATGGATTCAACACCATACATTGACCATTCTGGGCGGCATATTTGCCGTTTCCGTGATCGTCCTCCAGATGCTGTTGTCCATTTTCAAGGTCAACATTCTCAAGCCCATCGTTCTGGTGGGCACATTTGCCCTGGCCATGGCGTTTGCCGCCAATGACCTGGTGAACTTCATCGGTGTGCCTTTGGCCGGCCTGAAAGCGTTTAGCACGGCCCTGGCATCTGCCGATCCCTTGAACATCACCATGGAAGCCCTGAGCAAGGCAGTCCAGACCCAGACCGGTCTGCTGCTTTTAGCCGGCAGTATCATGGTGGTCACCCTGTGGGTATCCAAAAAAGCCCGCACCGTGACGGAAACGGAAATCAGCCTGGGAAAACAGGATGAAGGACCGGAACGGTTTGAATCCATCTGGCTGTCCCGGAAAATCGTGGCGTTGTTCTATCATATTTTCAGTTCCCTGCGCACGACCATTCCCGAACCCCTGCGCCGGGCCGTTGCGGCCCGGATCACGCCCACACCGGTTCACCACGGGGGGTCTGCCGGAGAAAAACCCTCCTTTGATCTGATCCGGGCCTCAGTGAATCTCATGGTGGCCAGCACGGTGGTATCGTTTGCCACGTCTTTGAAACTGCCGTTATCCACCACCTATGTGACATTCATGGTGGCCATGGGATCGTCTTTTTCAGATCAGGCCTGGGGACGGGAAAGTGCGGTCTTCCGCATCACCGGTGTTCTGGCTGTAGTGGGCGGCTGGTTTATGACGGCATTTATCGCATTTATGGTGGCCTTTTTGTTTGCCAACATTATCTATTTTTTCAATGCC
Above is a window of Desulfotignum balticum DSM 7044 DNA encoding:
- a CDS encoding response regulator gives rise to the protein MTDISLENKRILIVDDEPDVLDSLEELLDMATVTRAQSFEQADQLLKEQTFDIAILDIMGVDGYQLLETANKKEIVTVMLTAHALSPDNIKKSYLGGACSYIPKEEMINIETFLLDVLKARKEGKNPWTSWYKRLASFCERKFGKDWDKDEKEFWEKMIYY
- the rpsP gene encoding 30S ribosomal protein S16 yields the protein MSVRIRLTRKGTKKKPFYRIVAADIEAPRDGRFLETLGTYNPMTEPADIVLKQDRIQYWLDQGATPSTTVTSLLKKQAAAPEPAATA
- a CDS encoding metal-dependent transcriptional regulator; this encodes MEKTVPLSENIEDYLETILALQTQNTVARSKDIAEKLDIKRGSVTGMLKKLAARKLINYEPYGYVTLTPEGEKIAKKIEYRHMVLKDFLFRILEVDEARADETACRMEHAMDSQSFKKFVAFIATLDACPYRKQGID
- the trmD gene encoding tRNA (guanosine(37)-N1)-methyltransferase TrmD produces the protein MDFTVLTLFPELVQAFFDHGMIGRAIRQELITGRTIQIRDFATDRHHTVDDRPYGGGFGMIMKPEPLADAIALAKKQAPDAQVVLMTPQGEPFHQQAALEMADSDTALIFVCGRYEGIDERIITRFVDKEISVGDYVMTGGELASMVVMDAVSRLIPGVLGKEGSFISDSFMDHRLEHAQYTRPEQFMGDPVPDVLLSGDHGRIQKWRTRSSLARTFVRRPDLLAAHPPDPEEKALLMQWHNDLEALLYPH
- the ffh gene encoding signal recognition particle protein — its product is MFENLSDRLDSVFKKLKGHGTLNEKNIEEGLKQVRMALLEADVNYKVAKNVISDIKTRALGQEVMESLTPGQQVIKIVYDEFTRMMGSKHQALDLGTGSSGSIMLVGLQGSGKTTTAGKLGLYLRKQGRTPFLVPVDVYRPAAIDQLKKIGTQLDLPVFDSTPDMKPLKICQDAQIAAREQGCDTLVYDTAGRLHMDDTLMAELETLKKGVSPSEILLVADAMTGQDAVNIAGSFDQRLDLTGVVLTKMDGDARGGAALSIKAVTGKPLKFIGVGEKFTGLEPFHPDRMASKILGMGDTLSFIERAQEAVDEKEAKTLEKKLRQNAFTLEDFRDQMKTVRKMGSVKDILGMLPGMNKKQLKGLNIDEKEFVKIEAIINSMTPEEREKYAIIKASRKKRIAFGSGTTVQDVNKLLKSYTQSMKMIKKFNKGGMRSLKNMLPF
- a CDS encoding KH domain-containing protein — encoded protein: MKELIEYIAKALVDDPDQVHVSEVVGDQTSVLELKVAKEDLGKVIGKQGRSARAMRTILSAASTKMKKRTVLEIIE
- a CDS encoding class I SAM-dependent methyltransferase; the protein is MDNIFTPDFWIHEWEKIKSDDTYAVHKGFATPEYWDRAAATYNKGRQEKENRKTDKALARFREAGLLSEGMTVLDIGCGTGDLALGLAETGAKVTALDFSSAMLDRFEQAIPPHLKDRIHLRCDDWHGVDIHKNKWENRFDLVTGFMAPALSTSRSFFKMMACGKKGFAIRGWADKKPDPVMAALWEKIMDRPLDDRPQSILYKFNLLIAMKYFPDIWFDKMEWNQTATLGQEIQNQTAFFQKAGSVPETKLRRIIQSYLETIQTDGRISRIQQGLTATVIWSENRW
- the rimM gene encoding ribosome maturation factor RimM (Essential for efficient processing of 16S rRNA), which codes for MTGKVSSDTGFLSLLVMGEITGAHGLEGNIKVRSFAQAPDLFAPGSRVFVSSGTRADAQPFVIDHCVSYKKGLLMRLAGIKDRDMADALMGKQILVPRSRLPEPEENAWYWEDLYGLTVTDEVSGDLGTIDTIFSTGAHDILVVKNKDRELLIPMHRQFVMSVDIENARVVTRLPEGYDTGL
- the nth gene encoding endonuclease III, with product MLRTLKNRYPDVKTQLVHQTPFQLLTATILSAQCTDRQVNQVTRHLFARFPDPAVLAAANLTDIKKIIYSTGFYNNKAKNIKACAQALLDRHDGQVPDDLDLLVKLPGVGRKTANVVRSAAFGHPAIVVDTHVLRISGRLGLTRSRDPVKVEFDLMKTIPESAWSDLSLQFIYFGRDICDARKPKCDQCPLFDVCVFPGKKNAEIKKRL
- a CDS encoding tRNA 4-thiouridine(8) synthase ThiI yields the protein MSDRKSTSPVRALGLCSGGLDSMLSGVILKNQGIHVTWISFETPFFSSKKAQKASAICDIPLITKDITGPYLKMMEAPKAGFGKNMNPCMDCHALMFETAGRLMQKMAFDFLFSGEVVGQRPKSQTKNALQYVEKNSRFKGFILRPLSARCLPETPMEIQGLVDRTQLLGINGRSRKQQIALARQLGIIEYPAPAGGCLLTDPGFSTRLKDLFDVQKTKEIRHIHLLKYGRHFRLTDTCKLVIGRSETDNEQIMAWYDPTADVQFNHAWLPGPTALLTGRFGKAEIEKAAAMAAAYTKAPENEPTQVRVTIGPEQTLITVVPLKPSKLGSRLIGSLVKDQ
- the rlmN gene encoding 23S rRNA (adenine(2503)-C(2))-methyltransferase RlmN, which encodes MENLLNYTREDLSRWLEKKGVRPFRSGQIFKWLYLKLVDDFDQMTDLGKDLRALLADHFYFDCLTLADTQVSADTTEKYLFQLTDGAHIESVLIPEKDHFTLCVSSQVGCAMNCRFCLTAKGGWKRNLTAGEIIAQVRTVRMFLAHRNMDPQKLSNVVFMGMGEPLANYDQVIQAIAVITDTDFGLKFSPRRVTVSTCGLVPEILELGKACAVNLAVSLNATDDETRSWLMPVNNTYPMTRLLTACQQFTMKPRNKITFEYILIKGVNDSPAHAGQLVRLLFPVRAKVNLIAFNPHPGTRLKAPDPETVKTFLQLLLDKNMTAIVRKSKGADILAACGQLQAQQKNKGIEID
- a CDS encoding FeoA family protein — translated: MMEGISLRQMQVNQTGTVVSVRARGELGRRIRDMGLIPGKDIRIQGRAPLKDPVSLRIMGGTLTLRNNEADYIFVEVH